ACCAGCAGAAGCAGTGGCAGCAGCTAAGTGATCACCCAAGATTTCACCGGATGCTCCCTTATAAGCAGAACCAGAGAATCCCAAGATATCAGCATTGACTGAATTACCAAATCCAGCTTCAATAAGAGCTCTCTTCAAAATTGAGGCACCGGCATCCCCGCTAGCTCCTCCACTAATAATTCCAGGAATACCAGCACCAACTCCAGCGGAAGCAGTGGCGGCAGCCAAATGGTCTCCCAAAATCTCACCGTCGGCTCCAACATAAGCACCAGCAGTGGCGCCCAAAACCTCAGCTTCAGCATCAGCACCGAAACCAGCCTCGATTAAAGCCCTCTTGACAATACCAACTCTGTTGTTAGAAGCAGTTTGAGGAATTTCTCTCTTGGCAACTCCAGCCACCAtctttccaccaacttccGGTCCGAAAGCAGAAATAATTTGTCTCTTCATCATGGAAGATTCATGGtcgttcttcttgacaatttctacaacttgatcaaccaaGTCTCTGGAGTCAATGTCGTAACCAGCTTCAGTCAAGTATCTCTTGAACACTTCGGCTTCTTTGGTACCAGTGGAAGAAGCAGTGCCTCTCTTCAAAATTGAGgcaccagcatcaccatcaacgCTACCTTCAGCTAATCCAAGTGGAAGTCCTCCAGCAACACCAGCAGAAGCAGTGGCAGCAGCTAAGTGATCACCCAAGATTTCACCGGATGCTCCCTTATAAGCAGAACCAGAGAATCCCAAGATATCAGCATTGACTGAATTACCAAATCCAGCTTCGATAAGGGCTCTCTTCAAGAGAGCAGCTTTTGATTCTTCAGCGTTTACACCAACCAAAAATTGGGAAGCAGATACAGCAATAGCTAAAATAACgttctttgaagagatcATTGAGAATTGAGTTGCAAAAATAGAAATTATGATAGTAAGAATTGAACGGTAGGACTTGAAGTCTTTTGACGCTTTTCCAGAAAGATGTGTGATTAAGAACTAATAGTAACTTTTCCCAAAAGCTAATAGGTCTCGAAAAGATTGGTTCTGATTAATTATTTATaaagaaaacttgaacagcAGGCCAGTGGGCTTCTTTTATAGCATTGTGGCATCGGCTTAAGCAACAACCAGGCCAATGTTTTCATAGGTTGGGAGGATTGCAACAATAAAGGTGAAATAACAATTTCAATTGTTCGCTATTACACAGTTTAGCTTATATTACCAGCTGCCAATAATAGTACTGTATGACAGAATTTTGTGGTTCAATTCCAGGATATCAATGGCCAGAGGCTCGCAAAACAATAGTGCAACAATCGCATTATGATCATCGAGCGAGCTAACCACTTCTGTGCTGAACCGACCTTTTTGGGGAATTGCGCGATCGTCGACAATTGCAGCCGGGTCCAACAATGCACATTGTCGCGTCAGAACCCTTATTTCTACCGGCCATTCAGGACTAATAATACAGTGGCGACATTGCAAAGGAGGCGTCCTGAACcacgatgatgatgttgttgttttgtGGTTCCTCGGCTaactttttttttttaCGCTAGACCAGGGACCCATGTTTAAGGTTTAATTGTAATCATAATCGACCGGACCCTCTAGAACCAGATACTCAGTGCAAGGGCCCGAAGCtgaagttctgacccatacagCCCACGCTCAAAAGCTTAAGGTTTGCAGTGGGTACACTTTCCCCCTTGCTGTTGTGGAGTCATTTTCCAGGGGTGCATATGGGTTCTAGTTTCCGAAATTTATATGCGATATTAGAAGAGCAACTTTTAGCTGAAACTCAATCTTTTCACATCTGAAAGATTAAGCTTATGAGATAGGGGCCTACGAGTTTAGAGCCGAGGCTTTTCGGCCTTTAGACGTTGTGCAGCTGTTATTATCGGTgggttcatcaagaataGACGGTTCACGAGTATGCTGCGCGACTCTACGTCACAATTGACACATTGTTAGCACTGCAATCTGCGTGAGCCGGGAGTTTAAAACAAAGACAATCAAGGGAGCAATTCGGTGTCCTTTAATAGTAAAATGGTAAATACTTGACCGCCTGAAACCTGAGTAGATGTTCAATATTGTTAAGTGTTTGGGCCTTATCGTTCCTTGCACAAAAGACCCTTTGTTCTTTGGTAGCTCGTTACAAATCACTTTTATagacaagaaattggtaCTGGGCGGGAAGTTTTAACGGAGATCCTGGAATCAGTGCTTTTGTGTCCCTGGTGAGCGGATATAGGCTTTAATGTCGATTTGCAGCAATCTAGACAAACCTGACAAGAAAACCTTAAACTCTGTCCACTGGTCCTCCACTTCCTAGTAGTTTACTATACATCAGCCGATCACGGCAATGAACATAAACTGACGTAGTTATTAATCGTGCAAGATCTCTTTGCTATATGGTATGTGATGAAACTTGAGATTGTCCGTCATATACTGTCGTATCGGCTAATGTGGACTTTTTTTAAGCCAtagttcttctttgtctACTATTGTGGATGTTTTCTATTTGACTATGATCTATTTTTGTAAACCTCTTTTAATTGTGAAATCTGCAAAATCAGCacaaaatccacaaacaccaaaaagcCTTTTAAAAATCATGAAAAAATCTGGCAATATACAATCAGAATGTGAGATTACGACAACCAAGTTTGTAGTGATTTAGCCACAAAATAAGTGTTTTCAGCTAGTCTGAATTTCTCACAGGGCTTTGCTGCTAAATTGTAGCTACAAGTTTTGTGTTCGCggccaaagaaaaattttaaaACTCAGTGGTTCAAGGTCCGGTTTACAACATTATGATTACCAAATACTTTAACAAAGTTACTGTAAAGTTCAACCCATTCACTCCAGGCGCTAAGCCTGCTAGGTTGTTTTTGTCCAGAATACCTACGTCCTTAAAAGCACAGTGTACAGTTGACCATCAGGTTTTAACGGCtgcttccaaagaaaaaccAATAGTGCAAGTGACATTCAAGGACAAGCACACGATGAGCGTGGATCCCGAAACAACTTCATTTGTTGACTTGAGCAACCATTTTGACAACCACTCGAGAAAACTCGCTATTCAAGAAGCCATTTCTGAGTAGATAATGTATGATAGACTTGTATATATGAATAAAAATTCTAACGAGATGGAAGAAGGGCCGGGATTGGACAGCCGAACACAGCTAGTATACATTGGATGATACAAGAGTAAAACGTTTTTTTATGACATCTCCTTAGTTAATCAAACTTTATGTAGAGCAACAGCTACACGAAAATATAACTAAAACCATATATTGAGAACAGCTACACGAAAATATAACTAAAACCATATATTGAGAATAGCTACACAGTATAAACAACAACTGGATGAGTCTCACTTTCTCTCACCGTAAGCTTTGGTGGCATAGTCTCCGTTGTACACAATCAAGTCCTGAGGCCTGTAGTCGTACTTCTTAGAGAAATAACTCTCCAAAATCGACTTGACTCCAGCAGAGTACCTCTCTTGAGCATCAATAGATGTTCCACTGATGTGGGGAGTCATGGCGTTTCCTCCATTGTGAGCATTCTTCATGGTCAACCAAGGATGGTcttttggtggaggttGAGGATACCAGACATCACCACCGTAACCTAACAACTTACCTGAAGCAAGAGCGTCAGAAACATCCTGAGCATTACAGATGGCTCCTCTGGCAGTGTTGACCAACCAGGCTCCGTCCTTCATCTTTCCAATCAACTTTTTATCAAACAAACCAAAGGTTTTTTCGTGCAATGGGCAATTGATGGTTACAACATCACATCTACCAACCAAATCCTCTAATTTCTCGACGCGTTCAAGAATAGCATCCCTACCgttgaagagttgagaAGCATCGTTAATCTTCTTGACGGCAGCCGCTGGTAATTCTTGATAGTCGAAATAGTACAAtttcttggggttgaaaGCCACCAACCTTTCCAAAATTCTGTAACCAATTCTACCGGCACCAACAGTTCCGATAACTTTATCTTCCAAGTCATATTCATCTTTAGCAGCCCCAGCAATATCCCAGGTACCCTTCAAAGCGATGTCGTGAGAAGGAACAAAGTTtctcaccaagttcaaaataaGCATAACTGCATGCTCGGCCACCGAAACCACATTGGAACCGGTGACTTCAGCCACtgtcaacttcttttggttgGCGGCATTCAAATCAATGTGATCAGATCCCACCCCAGCGGTGATAcaaattttcaagtttttggccTTTTGGATTCTTTCCTTTGAAACGTAAGCTGGGAAGAATGGAGTGGTAATGACGATTTCAGCTGTCTCAATCTCCTTTTCTACCACCGAGTTTGGACCATCCTtatcggtggtggtgaccAATTCGTAGCCGTggtcttcaacaaacttaCGGATGCCCAATTCGTTTTCAGCACATCCCAATAACCGTTTCTGCTCTTCTGCGTGGTGTCCACCTTTGTATAAAACCAATAAAACCTTTCCTTTTGCCATTTTTAAATATCACTAACTGATGATTGAAATAATGAAGTGGTTACAAGGCCTTTTATATCAAAAGCTTTCATATTGAAAGGGCCCACAATAGCCATTTAATAGCCATATAACTATTCCCCCCACAACTGCTAACTCCGCAGTTCAAAAATGGCTATTGCAGTGATTCGAGTTTTTCACTCGGAAAATCCCCCGACAACGGATTCAGCACTGTTAAGAAAAATGACGCAGTAATGTGCTGGGAATGGGGCTACCAGGAAAAGTTTAACGGGGAAGGACTGTCATTGGCGAAGTTGCAAAATGCGGAGTCGATTTGGGTTTATCCGAGAAATAGTGCCGAGTTGCTATGGGAGGCAGATAAGAGTTAAGTGGGAGTGTAAGTGGGTTTGAGCATCAGAATATGAGAGGGCCAGAATGTGAGAGGGTGAGAATGAGAGAGTCTGGAAGTGTCCGGAAGTTAAGTGGGTGGGAGTTTCGGAGTGTGGGAATGTACGCGAGGAGAGATAGAAAATAGAAGTCGCAAATCTTCAGGTCGAGAACCAACGGGGTTGGTAAACACCAATTGGGCATATGGGAGTGCACCgtgatgaaaatgaacTAAAGCCGAAGAAGTCCGGTAGATTTACCACATCATCCCATGCCATTTGAAAGTTATCCGATGCCAGTTGGCCCGCCTATTAAATAACTCGGAAGGGGAAGGAGGTGCACCGGTTAGGAAGTGGACTTACGACATTGTGACAAGCAAGGCCCGACACACCCGCACCATTGGCTGCGCACCGCGGCGAAACCTGGAGAGTAGAGCAATGCCCGACTCGGAACCGCGAGGGTCATTATAACTATAGTATGTGTATTATTATGAATAAATAGGGACGATACATCATGCActtttggtgataataAATTACGGGGCCGCACCCCACAAAAAAGGGACCGAGGAGAGGGATGGAACCTAATCAAACGCCAATTGCTTCTTGATTTCTGCGATGGCTCTTCCAGGATTCAATCCCTTAGGACAGGTTTTGGCACAGTTCATGATGGTGTGACATCTGTACAACGACATGGAGTTTTGTAACATTTCCTTTCTGATCTTCGTAGCTTCGTCACGCGAGTCAATCAACCATCTGTAGGCTTGCATCAACACAGCAGGACCCAAATATTCTTGCTGGTTCCACCAGTAAGAAGGACACGACGTAGAACAACAGGCACATAAAATACATTCGTACAACCCGTCCAATTTGGCTCTGTCTTCGATACTTTGTAAATTTTCTCTCCCGTCGGTTGGAAGTGTGTCTCTTTGTAAGTATGGTTGAATCGACTTGTACTGCTTATAGAAATGGGTCAAATCGGGTACCAAGTCTTTGACAACAAACATGTGTGGCAATGGataaatcttcaagtccttaGAAGCATCTTGATCTATTTTACACAAGCATGCTAATGTGTTTGTACCTCCTATGTTCATGGCACAGGATCCACAAATTCCTTCTCTacaacttcttctgaaCGTCAACGAGGCGTCGTGCTCGTTCTTGACCTTTAATAAGGCGTCCAACACCATGGGACCACATTGGTTCAAGTCGATTTGGTATGACTCCATTTTGGGTTGGATTTCAGGAGTGTCCGGATTCCATCTGTAAATTTGGAATGTCTTTAACCGTTGTTCTTGGGCGCTGGTGGCCAATGTTCTTCTTAAACCCAAGGTGTTAAGACGGGTGATAGCTTTGAACATTTTAAATaattggtgatgttatTGGAGGAGAGAAAAAAATGTGTATTTTTGCAGAAAACTTGAGGTTAAATATGAGAAGGATTGAAACCCCGGGAAAATTGACAAATTGACAATTGAATGCGCGTGATTGGCTGGTGCCCAGGGAGACACGTCACGACACTGCGCGACATTGGGCTTTGCGCCGATGtagtggctgcaaacaaGGAGGTTCATGGTTAGGACTGGTTGGTTGGTGTATGGGCAGGAATTctgtgggtgtatgggtcagaacgTTGTTGACCGTATGGTCAGAGCTTCGGGAAACTTCCGTGGTACATCACATTCAATCGGATCCCTTGTCAAAATATAGAAAAGAAGATGTAAGGTGTGTGATCAGAAAATGACCAATATTATCGTCATACATACGGCAGGAATCGAAAGAGAGGCAAGAGGAACTCCTCGTTCTTGATTAATCCATTCATATACACAAATACACTCCTAAACACCAACCTAACACCTAGAACATCCACCGGAAATTGGGGTTGGAAGGCCCTTCACGCAAGTCGGCCGTTGGAACGTCATTGTACTTTAAAGTCACGCCCTGCTTCTTGTCTCTCCTCCTGTTGTCAAACACCATAAAGGTAGTGattcccaccaccaccacaatGGCCAATCCTCCAAAACCCGCGGTGATACCAAGAGCTGGAAGATACTTAGGAGCATCCTTAGGACGGAAAATATTGGTGGAAATTAACCCAGCAGCATTTGCCAATGGAATTCCCACGGCCGAAATCACCACTCTCCTATTCTCATTAGGAGTATTGTTGTTATACCAGGTGGAAGTCAAAACCGACGAGGCACTGGCCCCGGTggtcatcaagaaacagGCAAAGTATCCCACGCCGAtatctttggtgatgtcaaTGGCTCCAtaaaccacaaacccaatcAAGGTTGCGGCgatggccaccaccaaaaacgCAGAACGAACTCGGTAGTGGTCCGAACTGAACgcaaacaccaacaaaatgacCGCTCCCCAGATGTTGGGTGCCACCGTGTACAAGTTTGTCTGGACGGTAGATTTACCCATGGCCTGGATGATTTGGGGGAACCaattgttgatggagttcAATGGAACCCCAATACATAATTCCTCAAAGAGCCAGGCAAACGTCACGGGACTGCGGAACACCTTGATGGCATCCCGGAACTCGAATGTGCCTCCCTGAGCCGCCGATGAGTCGGTTTCTACCCGGTACTGGGCATAttgtttctcttcttcagtcaAAAAGCCTGCCGATTGGATGTCTCTGGGCAAGAAAAGGAACGCACATACGGCCACGACGATGGTCAACAGTCCTTCCAACAAGAATAAGATCTGCCACCCGTGCAAAACCAGGTGTTCGATCTGGAAAACTCCAAAAGCCAATAACCCACTAAAGGCATTGGCAATTGACGAAAATGAGTAGATGATAGACAACCGAGACGCCAACTCATGCCGTCTGTAGAAGGTCGACAAGTAGAAGATGATTCCGGGCAAAACCGCCAGCTCACAGAGccccaagaagaaccgGCCTGCCATCAATCCCAGAAAGTTGAACGCactcaccaacaacaagttgatggatCCAAACGTAAATGCCAAAACTGGCAACACTCTGGCGGCGTTAAACCGCTTGATAACCAACGAGAGTGGGAAGGCAAACAACACAAACGGGATGTAGAAGATTGAGAGCATCAAATTCCACTGGTCTCCGGTAATATCCAAGTCAGCTTCAATGGTGTTGGTTTTAGCATTGGAGATATTTCCCTTGTTCAAGGCATTGAAAAGGTACAAAATACAGATCAACGGTAAGGTGTGGAGGTCTAACTTCAATCTGACTTTGCGTTCGAGCTTCTTGTCGACGTACTTATCggtgatattgatgatttctcCATTATTGGAGGTGATCTGGTGGACTCCGAGATTGTTGGAAGCCGAGTCGAGGCTAGAGTGGGACACTTTCGCTTGGATATCGATTTCGCTTGCAGACTTGTctttcattgttgatggGAAAACAGAGATGCAGATGGAGTCTTATTTATAAGTCATTCTAGTATCAGCACATGAATGAGATAAGGCTGCGAACGAGAATGGGTGGAACGTTATCGTAGATGTGCGGGTTGGATGGGGGGGGCATTTGAGATGGGGTGGATTGGCTGGTTCATGGAATTGGAGATATACTTAAACCGCCGCACAGCCCCACGCCGTGCCCCCACTAAATCCAATTTATCTCAGGATTCCTCCCAGGATTTCCTCCCCTGCATAGAACTCACCAGCTGCCCCCATCGACCCAGAGCGATCGTTAAAACCCGCTCCCATTCCGCCAACTCTAACTGCAAACACttatcttcaaaatgggTGCTACAAGAATCGAATGGGCTGCAATTGACGGCCAGGAACACCCCGTGTTGGCTCCTGCTTGGGTCAACAACGGAACCGTCTTCACCTCGGGAATCATTGGTCAGAACTATGCTACTGGTGAGGTGCCTGAGACTTTGGCAGAACAGACTGAATTGGCCATTGCCAATGTGAAGCAGGTGTTGGCCGCTAGTGGGTCGTCTTTGGATAAGGTGTTCAAGGTGATGATGTTCATTTCGCACGCAGAATACTCGGTAGAGATGAACCTGATCTATGGCAAGCACTTTGTGCAAAAACCTGCTCGTTCTTGTGTGATTGCTGCATTTATGGATGCAAGGATCAaggtggagttggaggtgattGCCACAACTGATTAGTTCGATAGTGAATAGACGTTCGTATAAAATTTCAAGAACACAGCTTCCCTTAAATATGACTACCATACGTATTTAAACACAGTATCTCTTAAATACGAATACCATATTCACGCACAGTGTCTCTTAAATATGACTATAGCTACTAAGGAGTGAGTTACACGTCGAGGCGAAGACTAGCACTTACTGTTTGGTACTCAATTGCTAACTCTCTATTAGGTGAGCCATTGCCTTGaggacttgatcaacttcgCATCTTATTTCGCACTATCGCACCAACGCTATCTCTCTATGACTGCCCCCGCCGAAGAAACACCACCACGGCAGCGGAAACGAACCAGAATCTACGGCAGCTTTGCCTGCGACTTCCCTGACTGCTCCAAGCTGTTCACGCGACACGATCACCTTCTCCGTCACAAACGAAATCACAACCCACAAAACCGTCTTCCATGTACTTGGCCTGGATGCCAGCTTATGTTCAACCGATCAGACGTACGAGAACGCCACATGAAACGGCACCTGGTGAAGGGCCAGGACTCGGACTCCGAAGACCATGCATTTCCCGAAGTGAATAAGAAAAGTGGATTCACTCCGATGATGGAGATGTATAGCTATGACCAGAGTCCACAAAAAGCACCGTATGGGGCCCCGTATGCCGTGTCGCCGTACGACGAGAAGACGCCGTTCAAGGTGTACGAAAAATCGTACGACAAGCCAGAGTACGTGAAGCATGAATATGACAAGCCGGTTTCACCGTATGACAAAGAGAGTTTACCGTACAATAAAGAGAGCTTACCGTACAATAAAGAAAGTTTACCGTACGACAAGCAGAGTTTACCGTACAATAAAGAGAGCTTACCGTACGACAAACAGAATATTCCGTACGACAAACAGAGTTTACTGTACAACAATACCAGCCTCGCCAGTACAAAACACCCAGACATCATAAAGGAAAACCAAACAAACTTGCAAAACACAAACGCAGGCCGTACTGTCACCACAAATGGAACTGGAATCAATTCTCAGATCAACACTATGAGCTCTCAGGATGTGCACAGCTCCAACAATGGTGTCCCTGGCATTCTCCCCTACACGGGAAAAAACCTTTCTCCGTCAGATCTTATCGAATGGCTTTTCCACGATGATACCTCCCACGATGGCTCCCACGACGGGTCTCACGATACCCACGATGGCCCAGTATTCTCCCACCACTCGCCCATAGATTTCCGCCAGTCCTTCGACTTCCCAACCGGAGTTCTGCCCATGTCGCTCCTCGAACTGATGTTTGCAGTGCTGCCCGACTTTCCTCACTCCAACACCCGCAGAAGCATCGACACCAATGTACGAGACCGGTTGGTGGCTCTCGTGCCGGCCTTAAACACAAATCCCGACTTTGGGGTGCCACAAATAGAACGGTACCTCGACATCTACTGGCTCATTTTCCACCCTCAGTACCCGATTTTACACCGACCTTCGTTCGATAACACCACCGCGCCCCCATTGCTCTTATTGGCGATGATAATGACAGGAGCCGGTCTCCTGGCGTGCACGGGAATGCCTGAGCCGTTGCTCGAGAACCCCCACCGCTTGGCGGACGACATCGCGGGGCCGCTCCGGTGGTTGATATTCGCCAGTCCCGCTTGTATGCCACCAGCCACCGTGTGGGTGATCCAaagccttcttcttctcgaGACCTATGAAATCACCAGCACGCTGCGAGCATTGCACGAGCGGGCGTATCTTCACCACGGCACAAAGGTCCAACTCCTCCGACGGTCGCCCATTCTTGGAGGTGATCCACTCAAGGACGACGTCGACGACGAGGCGTACCCCAACCATGTGTGGAAGAAGTGGATCGAGGTGGAATCGATGAAACGGGCGACGTTGATGGCGTTCTATCTTGATACTGTCAATGCCACCGTCTATGGACATGTGATCATATTGTACGCCCATCAGATCAAGCTTCTGCTTCCGTGTGAAGATGATTTGTGGGAGTTTGATAATACCAAGCAGAAACCCGACTCGTTGGTGAGTGAAAAGCCtcccaagttcttggtggctCTTCGCAAGCTTCTTCACCGACAGAAGGTCAAGACTCTGGCGTTCGGTAGAAAAATTTTGTTGGCGGGTTTGCTTACAATCATGTTCCAGATGCAGCAGAAGGATTTACAGCTCTCGTTTTTGGAATGGAACCAAATGAAAGATTCGTGGAATGAAACCATTTCTCTTGCAATTGATGTGTGGAGAACAGACATATGTTCTAAAGGTTGTTGCAATACCGAAAATTCACTCAGGTTCTCCGAGGAAGACAAGCAGAGACTCCCACCGATGTTGAGAATTGACGACAAGCGGTGCAAATTCAGTCTTTATCACATTTCCCAAATCTATATGAGGATCACTCACTACGACTACATCATCTACGCTGGGGCACCAAGCCGTATGAATGTGATAGCTGGAACCTCTGCCTATGCGGTAGTGGAAAAGCGGGTTTCTAACTGGGCTAAGAGTGCCAATGGCCGGATTTCTGTGGTTCACGCCTACCTCTTCTTGTGTGAGATGCTACTTTCTCCCGACAACGAAGATATCACGTATTCATACGATCCAAACCTTGATCCTTTCCTCCACCGGAAAAACATCCT
The sequence above is drawn from the Yamadazyma tenuis chromosome 3, complete sequence genome and encodes:
- the FDH1_1 gene encoding formate dehydrogenase (NAD+) (COG:C; EggNog:ENOG503NWKW), producing the protein MAKGKVLLVLYKGGHHAEEQKRLLGCAENELGIRKFVEDHGYELVTTTDKDGPNSVVEKEIETAEIVITTPFFPAYVSKERIQKAKNLKICITAGVGSDHIDLNAANQKKLTVAEVTGSNVVSVAEHAVMLILNLVRNFVPSHDIALKGTWDIAGAAKDEYDLEDKVIGTVGAGRIGYRILERLVAFNPKKLYYFDYQELPAAAVKKINDASQLFNGRDAILERVEKLEDLVGRCDVVTINCPLHEKTFGLFDKKLIGKMKDGAWLVNTARGAICNAQDVSDALASGKLLGYGGDVWYPQPPPKDHPWLTMKNAHNGGNAMTPHISGTSIDAQERYSAGVKSILESYFSKKYDYRPQDLIVYNGDYATKAYGERK
- the SDH2 gene encoding succinate dehydrogenase complex, subunit B (COG:C; BUSCO:EOG09263X1F; EggNog:ENOG503NVAA), with translation MFKAITRLNTLGLRRTLATSAQEQRLKTFQIYRWNPDTPEIQPKMESYQIDLNQCGPMVLDALLKVKNEHDASLTFRRSCREGICGSCAMNIGGTNTLACLCKIDQDASKDLKIYPLPHMFVVKDLVPDLTHFYKQYKSIQPYLQRDTLPTDGRENLQSIEDRAKLDGLYECILCACCSTSCPSYWWNQQEYLGPAVLMQAYRWLIDSRDEATKIRKEMLQNSMSLYRCHTIMNCAKTCPKGLNPGRAIAEIKKQLAFD
- a CDS encoding uncharacterized protein (EggNog:ENOG503NV36; COG:G), which encodes MKDKSASEIDIQAKVSHSSLDSASNNLGVHQITSNNGEIINITDKYVDKKLERKVRLKLDLHTLPLICILYLFNALNKGNISNAKTNTIEADLDITGDQWNLMLSIFYIPFVLFAFPLSLVIKRFNAARVLPVLAFTFGSINLLLVSAFNFSGLMAGRFFLGLCESAVLPGIIFYLSTFYRRHELASRLSIIYSFSSIANAFSGLLAFGVFQIEHSVLHGWQILFLLEGSLTIVVAVCAFLFLPRDIQSAGFLTEEEKQYAQYRVETDSSAAQGGTFEFRDAIKVFRSPVTFAWLFEELCIGVPLNSINNWFPQIIQAMGKSTVQTNLYTVAPNIWGAVILLVFAFSSDHYRVRSAFLVVAIAATLIGFVVYGAIDITKDIGVGYFACFLMTTGASASSVLTSTWYNNNTPNENRRVVISAVGIPLANAAGLISTNIFRPKDAPKYLPALGITAGFGGLAIVVVVGITTFMVFDNRRRDKKQGVTLKYNDVPTADLREGPSNPNFRWMF
- a CDS encoding uncharacterized protein (COG:J; EggNog:ENOG503P4CF), with the translated sequence MGATRIEWAAIDGQEHPVLAPAWVNNGTVFTSGIIGQNYATGEVPETLAEQTELAIANVKQVLAASGSSLDKVFKVMMFISHAEYSVEMNSIYGKHFVQKPARSCVIAAFMDARIKVELEVIATTD
- a CDS encoding uncharacterized protein (EggNog:ENOG503NV77; COG:S): MKRHSVKGQDSDSEDHAFPEVNKKSGFTPMMEMYSYDQSPQKAPYGAPYAVSPYDEKTPFKVYEKSYDKPEYVKHEYDKPVSPYDKESLPYNKESLPYNKESLPYDKQSLPYNKESLPYDKQNIPYDKQSLSYNNTSLASTKHPDIIKENQTNLQNTNAGRTVTTNGTGINSQINTMSSQDVHSSNNGVPGILPYTGKNLSPSDLIEWLFHDDTSHDGSHDGSHDTHDGPVFSHHSPIDFRQSFDFPTGVSPMSLLESMFAVSPDFPHSNTRRSIDTNVRDRLVALVPALNTNPDFGVPQIERYLDIYWLIFHPQYPILHRPSFDNTTAPPLLLLAMIMTGAGLSACTGMPEPLLENPHRLADDIAGPLRWLIFASPACMPPATVWVIQSLLLLETYEITSTSRALHERAYLHHGTKVQLLRRSPILGGDPLKDDVDDEAYPNHVWKKWIEVESMKRATLMAFYLDTVNATVYGHVIILYAHQIKLSLPCEDDLWEFDNTKQKPDSLVSEKPPKFLVALRKLLHRQKVKTSAFGRKILLAGLLTIMFQMQQKDLQLSFLEWNQMKDSWNETISLAIDVWRTDICSKGCCNTENSLRFSEEDKQRLPPMLRIDDKRCKFSLYHISQIYMRITHYDYIIYAGAPSRMNVIAGTSAYAVVEKRVSNWAKSANGRISVVHAYLFLCEMLLSPDNEDITYSYDPNLDPFLHRKNILVSAVLVVFAYTFVLEGPENDIYDSITGDYYPDKEDGYAYLKRIRRELSSKVTRFHTNSASTSSQFHENIKLFANAIPTIPNKNHTVGLLKIFSKTFQNCRWEVGIEYGKLFQNCMARGLGRKKITCDDMYTGNTTQTK